A stretch of Leucobacter aridicollis DNA encodes these proteins:
- a CDS encoding thiamine-binding protein → MILAFSVAPSGGETSSDGSVSDAVAQAVAIVRESGLPHRTSSMFTEIEGEWDEVFDVVKRATEAVMPFGSRISLVMKADIRPGFTGELDGKLERLEQAIEGGVPDARARGRHS, encoded by the coding sequence GTGATTCTCGCGTTCTCTGTCGCTCCGAGTGGGGGCGAAACGAGCTCAGACGGTTCAGTTTCGGATGCGGTCGCGCAGGCCGTTGCAATCGTGCGCGAGTCTGGGTTGCCGCACCGAACGAGCAGCATGTTCACCGAGATCGAAGGCGAGTGGGATGAGGTCTTCGACGTCGTGAAGCGCGCGACCGAGGCCGTCATGCCGTTCGGCTCGCGGATATCGCTCGTTATGAAGGCCGACATCAGGCCCGGGTTCACTGGCGAACTCGACGGCAAGCTTGAGCGCCTCGAGCAGGCGATCGAGGGCGGCGTGCCCGACGCCCGGGCCCGCGGCCGCCACAGCTAG
- a CDS encoding phosphoribosyl-ATP diphosphatase — MKTFDTLFAELAEKAASRPEGSDTVARLDAGVHSIGKKIVEEAAEVWMAAEYESQEACAEEISQLLYHLQVLMLAKGMTLEDVYTHL, encoded by the coding sequence GTGAAAACCTTCGACACGCTCTTCGCCGAGCTCGCCGAGAAGGCCGCATCGCGGCCCGAAGGCAGCGACACTGTCGCCCGGCTGGACGCTGGCGTGCATTCGATCGGGAAGAAGATCGTCGAAGAGGCGGCAGAGGTCTGGATGGCGGCCGAGTACGAGTCGCAAGAGGCCTGCGCCGAGGAGATCAGCCAGCTGCTGTACCACCTTCAGGTGCTCATGCTCGCAAAGGGCATGACCCTCGAAGACGTGTACACGCATCTGTAG
- the hisG gene encoding ATP phosphoribosyltransferase: protein MLRIAVPNKGSLSEIAAEMLAEAGYSGRKDSRKLVHADPKNDVEFFYLRPRDIATYVGSGALDVGITGRDLLLDSGSEAHEIAELDFADSTFRFASPAEGDIKELTDLQGKRVATSYPLLVDTFLRKHGVESTLVKLDGAVESAVQLGVADAVADVVSTGATLRAAGLEIFGPVILDSTAVLIGGPSQHPGMERLMRRLRGVLVARKFVIMDYDLPVAHLDDAIAVAGGIESPTVSPLRDEEWVAVRVMVPSDDANTIMDRLYDLGARAILVTAIHAARL, encoded by the coding sequence ATGCTGCGCATCGCAGTTCCGAACAAGGGCTCGCTGTCAGAGATTGCCGCGGAGATGCTCGCGGAGGCCGGCTACTCCGGCCGCAAGGATTCCCGCAAGCTTGTTCACGCGGACCCGAAGAACGACGTCGAGTTCTTCTACCTCCGACCCCGCGACATCGCTACGTACGTCGGCTCGGGTGCGCTCGATGTCGGCATCACCGGCCGCGACCTGCTGCTCGATTCCGGTTCCGAGGCGCACGAGATCGCGGAGCTCGACTTCGCGGACTCGACGTTCCGGTTCGCCTCGCCCGCCGAGGGCGACATCAAGGAACTCACAGACCTGCAGGGCAAGCGCGTCGCGACGAGCTACCCGCTGCTCGTCGACACGTTCCTGCGCAAGCACGGCGTCGAGTCGACGCTCGTGAAGCTTGACGGCGCCGTCGAGTCGGCGGTGCAGCTCGGCGTTGCCGATGCCGTCGCCGACGTCGTCTCAACGGGCGCGACCCTGCGCGCGGCTGGCCTCGAGATCTTCGGCCCCGTCATTCTGGATTCGACGGCCGTGCTCATTGGGGGCCCGAGCCAGCACCCCGGCATGGAGCGCCTCATGCGTCGGCTGCGCGGCGTGCTCGTCGCCCGGAAGTTCGTCATCATGGACTACGACCTGCCGGTCGCGCACCTCGACGACGCGATCGCCGTCGCAGGCGGCATTGAGTCGCCAACCGTGTCGCCGCTGCGCGACGAGGAATGGGTCGCGGTACGCGTCATGGTTCCGTCCGATGACGCAAACACGATCATGGACAGGCTCTACGATCTCGGCGCCCGTGCGATTCTCGTGACCGCGATCCACGCCGCACGCCTGTAA
- the hisF gene encoding imidazole glycerol phosphate synthase subunit HisF, with protein MSVAVRVIPCLDVAGGRVVKGVNFLNLQDAGDPVELAAKYAEQGADELTFLDVTATVDGRATTYDVVRRTAEQVFIPLTVGGGVREVDDVARLLEVGADKVGINSGAIARPAVIGEIADRFGAQVLVLSLDVRRSDRTPSGFVVTTHGGKRETDLDALEWCVEAVERGAGELLVNSMDADGTQDGFDLELVRRVRELASVPVIASGGAGELDHFAPAVDAGADAVLAASVFHYGKFTIGDVKGALADAGHTVRMSAAGGAA; from the coding sequence ATGTCTGTTGCAGTACGCGTGATTCCCTGTCTCGACGTCGCCGGTGGCCGCGTCGTGAAGGGCGTGAACTTTCTGAATCTCCAGGACGCTGGCGACCCCGTCGAACTTGCCGCGAAGTACGCCGAGCAGGGCGCCGACGAGCTCACGTTCCTCGATGTGACCGCGACCGTTGACGGCCGCGCGACAACCTATGACGTGGTGCGTCGCACCGCCGAGCAGGTCTTTATCCCGCTCACCGTCGGCGGCGGCGTGCGCGAGGTCGACGACGTCGCGCGTCTGCTCGAGGTCGGCGCTGACAAGGTCGGCATCAACTCGGGCGCGATCGCCCGCCCGGCGGTGATCGGCGAGATCGCCGACCGCTTCGGCGCGCAGGTGCTCGTGCTGTCGCTCGACGTGCGGCGCAGCGATCGGACGCCGAGCGGTTTCGTCGTGACGACGCACGGCGGCAAGCGCGAGACAGACCTCGACGCCCTTGAATGGTGTGTTGAGGCCGTGGAGCGCGGCGCCGGCGAGCTGCTGGTGAACTCGATGGACGCCGACGGCACCCAGGACGGTTTCGACCTCGAGCTCGTGCGCCGCGTCCGGGAGCTGGCGAGCGTTCCGGTCATCGCGTCTGGCGGTGCGGGGGAGCTCGACCACTTCGCGCCGGCGGTTGACGCCGGTGCCGACGCCGTGCTCGCGGCGTCCGTGTTCCACTACGGCAAGTTCACGATCGGCGATGTGAAGGGCGCGCTCGCGGATGCTGGCCACACGGTGCGGATGAGCGCGGCTGGCGGTGCGGCATGA
- the hisI gene encoding phosphoribosyl-AMP cyclohydrolase translates to MSADAAQNAHTETAQTETSAEASAAVETAIAGLSFGANDLMPAMVQDDDSGDVLMLAWMDAEAVRRTLTTGRVTYWSRSRGEYWRKGDTSGHRQYVRSVAADCDGDTLLVRVVQVGAACHTGTRTCFDGRELPAVVGSPNAE, encoded by the coding sequence ATGAGCGCGGACGCCGCGCAGAACGCGCACACGGAGACCGCGCAGACCGAGACTTCGGCCGAAGCATCAGCGGCCGTCGAAACCGCGATCGCCGGGCTGTCGTTCGGCGCGAACGACCTCATGCCCGCGATGGTGCAAGACGACGACTCCGGCGACGTGCTCATGCTCGCGTGGATGGACGCCGAAGCGGTCCGCCGCACCCTCACCACGGGCCGCGTCACGTACTGGTCGCGCTCGCGCGGCGAGTACTGGCGCAAGGGCGACACGTCGGGGCACCGGCAGTACGTGCGCTCGGTCGCGGCCGACTGCGACGGCGACACACTGCTCGTGCGCGTCGTGCAGGTCGGAGCGGCCTGCCACACGGGCACCCGCACGTGCTTCGACGGCCGTGAGCTGCCTGCCGTCGTTGGCAGCCCGAACGCCGAGTAG
- a CDS encoding anthranilate synthase component I, with product MSNTTTRAEFEVERSEHAVIPVRREIFADADTPVSIYRKVAGSRVGTFLLESAEQGGVWTRFSFVGAGSFGVLGERDGFAQWTPSTHVVGAAGPAGTASALDEDRLLPGGVTHLQPVEALRAAYERWKAPQVPGLPPLASGFVGYLGWETVRQFERLDSPPPVPSGLPTQGLSFVSELVVIDHREGSVILIANVLNDGALASDGTEPAAGADADAQWADAQRRLDALQAALAAPESSPLGVLDRAALPEPQRLTTTPEYMATVDAAKRYIVDGDIFQVVPSQRFDQECTADPLDVYRVLRHLNPSPFLYLVQLEDNDGVPFSVVGSSPEALVTVQEHGHVMTHPIAGSRPRGESVEQDNQYAKDLLADEKERAEHLMLVDLARNDLARVCEPGSVEVTEFMRIERFSHIMHIVSSVEGQVRPDQNPVDVFRATFPAGTLSGAPKPRALEIIDELEPVQRGVYGGVVGYFGLGGAADLAIAIRTATIRDGVAMVQAGAGIVADSVPETEDAECQSKAAAPLRAIAIANSLTRTEAHV from the coding sequence GTGAGCAACACCACCACCCGCGCGGAGTTCGAAGTCGAACGCTCCGAGCACGCCGTCATCCCTGTCCGTCGCGAGATCTTCGCCGACGCTGACACCCCGGTGAGCATCTACCGGAAGGTCGCGGGATCGCGCGTCGGTACGTTCCTGCTCGAGTCCGCGGAGCAGGGCGGCGTGTGGACCCGCTTCAGCTTCGTCGGCGCCGGCAGCTTCGGCGTCTTGGGGGAGCGGGACGGGTTCGCGCAGTGGACGCCGAGCACGCACGTGGTCGGTGCGGCGGGCCCGGCGGGTACCGCCAGCGCGCTCGATGAGGATCGCCTGCTGCCCGGCGGAGTGACGCACCTGCAGCCGGTTGAGGCCCTGCGCGCCGCCTACGAGCGCTGGAAGGCGCCGCAGGTGCCAGGGTTGCCGCCGCTCGCGAGCGGGTTCGTCGGGTATCTCGGCTGGGAGACCGTGCGGCAGTTCGAGCGCCTGGATTCGCCGCCGCCCGTGCCGAGCGGCCTGCCAACGCAGGGGCTGAGTTTTGTGTCGGAGCTCGTCGTGATTGACCACCGCGAGGGATCGGTGATCCTGATCGCGAACGTGCTGAACGACGGCGCGCTGGCATCTGACGGCACCGAGCCAGCGGCCGGCGCGGACGCTGACGCGCAGTGGGCCGACGCGCAGCGGCGCCTCGACGCGCTGCAGGCCGCGCTTGCCGCGCCCGAGTCTTCACCGCTTGGCGTGTTGGACCGCGCCGCGCTGCCGGAGCCGCAGCGGCTCACGACGACGCCCGAGTACATGGCGACGGTCGACGCGGCGAAGCGGTACATCGTCGACGGAGACATCTTCCAGGTGGTGCCCTCGCAGCGCTTCGACCAGGAGTGCACCGCCGACCCGCTCGACGTGTATCGGGTGCTTAGGCACCTGAACCCGAGCCCGTTCCTGTACCTCGTGCAGCTTGAGGACAACGATGGCGTGCCGTTCTCGGTCGTCGGGTCGAGCCCCGAGGCGCTCGTGACCGTCCAGGAGCATGGCCACGTGATGACGCATCCCATCGCGGGATCGCGTCCGCGCGGCGAGAGCGTTGAGCAGGACAACCAGTACGCGAAGGATCTCCTCGCCGACGAGAAGGAGCGCGCGGAGCACCTCATGCTTGTCGACCTCGCGCGCAACGACCTTGCCCGCGTGTGCGAGCCGGGCAGCGTCGAGGTGACCGAGTTCATGCGCATCGAGCGCTTCAGCCACATCATGCACATCGTGTCGTCAGTCGAGGGCCAGGTTCGCCCCGACCAGAACCCTGTCGACGTGTTCCGCGCGACGTTCCCGGCTGGCACCCTCAGCGGCGCCCCGAAGCCGCGTGCGCTCGAGATCATCGACGAGCTCGAGCCAGTGCAGCGTGGCGTCTACGGCGGCGTTGTCGGATACTTCGGGCTCGGGGGTGCGGCTGACCTTGCGATCGCGATCCGGACCGCGACGATCCGCGACGGCGTCGCGATGGTGCAGGCGGGCGCGGGGATCGTCGCCGACTCCGTACCCGAGACCGAGGATGCGGAGTGCCAGAGCAAGGCGGCGGCACCGCTCAGGGCGATCGCGATCGCCAACTCCCTGACGAGAACGGAAGCGCATGTCTGA
- a CDS encoding Trp biosynthesis-associated membrane protein, translating to MSDIKRSKLTGKGSLIGLVVLAGAAALLASVQAWLSIALLPGVATVEELTVTGQQITPALTLIALAALAAALVLTIAGKGFRRVIAVLIVALGGGLAYSGVQAIVNPLDGASGALEGVSGIAGDAQASLVSSLTVSAWPAVTVAVGVVLALAGVLVLLFGSAWKQGGRKYESSTESKRARAAGTATGDRISDWEALSDGDDPTDGDDDFVDGDDAIDGSGDQGLGSGPRQ from the coding sequence ATGTCTGACATCAAGCGAAGCAAGCTCACCGGCAAGGGGAGCCTCATCGGGCTCGTCGTGCTCGCAGGCGCGGCCGCGCTGCTCGCGTCGGTGCAGGCCTGGCTCAGCATCGCACTACTGCCCGGCGTCGCCACGGTCGAGGAGCTCACCGTCACCGGCCAGCAGATCACCCCGGCACTCACGCTCATCGCCCTCGCCGCCCTGGCGGCCGCGCTCGTACTGACGATCGCTGGTAAGGGATTTCGTCGGGTCATTGCGGTGCTGATCGTCGCCCTCGGTGGCGGACTCGCGTACTCCGGCGTACAGGCGATCGTGAATCCGCTCGACGGAGCAAGCGGCGCGCTCGAGGGCGTCAGCGGCATCGCCGGTGACGCGCAGGCCTCGCTGGTGAGCTCGCTCACCGTGTCCGCCTGGCCGGCGGTCACGGTCGCCGTCGGCGTCGTCCTCGCCCTCGCCGGCGTGCTCGTGCTGCTCTTCGGATCGGCGTGGAAGCAGGGCGGCAGGAAGTACGAGTCGAGCACGGAGTCGAAGCGGGCACGTGCGGCTGGCACAGCGACGGGGGACCGGATCTCCGATTGGGAGGCTCTCTCTGACGGCGACGACCCGACGGACGGCGACGACGACTTCGTCGATGGCGATGACGCTATCGACGGCAGCGGCGACCAGGGGCTGGGCTCCGGTCCGCGCCAGTGA
- a CDS encoding DUF6704 family protein, with translation MSNQHGDPGHGDSPAAWTAVVVMLIGIAAGTVFFFLHMPTLVWVCVGVVALGLILGFVLAKAGYGVNGPRYTPKSHD, from the coding sequence ATGAGTAACCAGCACGGAGACCCCGGTCACGGCGATTCGCCCGCGGCATGGACAGCAGTGGTGGTGATGCTCATTGGCATTGCGGCCGGAACTGTCTTCTTCTTCCTGCACATGCCCACCCTCGTTTGGGTATGCGTCGGCGTCGTCGCGCTCGGCCTGATCCTCGGATTCGTCCTGGCGAAGGCCGGCTACGGCGTGAACGGCCCCCGGTACACTCCGAAGTCACACGACTAA